A region of Takifugu flavidus isolate HTHZ2018 chromosome 2, ASM371156v2, whole genome shotgun sequence DNA encodes the following proteins:
- the LOC130518750 gene encoding cathepsin D, with translation MKLLILCVFAALALTNDALVRIPLKKFRSIRRELTDSGRKIEELLADRRINKYNYGFPTAGAPTPETLKNYLDAQYYGEIGLGTPPQPFTVVFDTGSSNLWVPSVHCSLLDIACLLHHKYNSAKSSSYVKNGTAFAIRYGSGSLSGYLSQDTCTLGDLAVEKQLFGEAIKQPGIAFIAAKFDGILGMAYPRISVDGVTPVFDNIMSQKKVEKNVFSFYLNRNPDTQPGGELLLGGTDPKYYTGDFDYVNVTRQAYWQIHMDGMSVGSQLSLCKSGCEAIVDTGTSLLTGPSEEVKALQKAIGAMPLIQGEYMVSCDKIPSLPVITFNIGGKPFSLSGDQYVLKVSQAGKTICLSGFMALDIPAPAGPLWILGDVFIGQYYTVFDRDNNRVGFAKAK, from the exons ATGAAGCTCCTGATCTTGTGCGTATTCGCGGCGTTGGCTCTGACAAACGATGCACTTGTTCG AATTCCCTTAAAGAAATTCCGCTCCATCAGACGTGAGCTGACTGACTCTGGAAGAAAAATAGAAGAACTTCTGGCCGACAGGCGCATCAATAAGTACAACTATGGTTTCCCCACTGCCGGCGCACCCACTCCAGAGACCCTGAAGAACTACCTCGAT GCTCAGTATTATGGTGAGATCGGCCTGGGTACGCCTCCTCAGCCCTTCACTGTGGTGTTCGACACAGGCTCCTCCAACCTGTGGGTGCCCTCTGTCCACTGCTCCCTCCTGGACATCGCCTGCT TGTTGCACCACAAATACAACTCTGCCAAGTCCAGCTCATATGTGAAGAATGGAACCGCCTTCGCCATCCGGTATGGAAGTGGCAGCTTGTCGGGCTACCTCAGCCAGGACACGTGCACA CTCGGTGACTTGGCTGTGGAGAAGCAGCTTTTTGGAGAAGCCATCAAGCAGCCCGGTATCGCGTTTATTGCAGCCAAGTTTGACGGCATCCTCGGAATGGCGTACCCTCGCATCTCTGTGGACGGGGTCACTCCCGTCTTTGACAACATCATGAGccagaagaaggtggagaagaatgTCTTCTCCTTCTACCTGAACAG GAACCCAGACACTCAGCCTGGCGGTGAGCTGCTTCTGGGAGGTACTGACCCTAAATATTACACCGGCGACTTTGACTACGTCAACGTGACCCGTCAGGCCTACTGGCAGATCCATATGGATGG gaTGTCTGTGGGCAGCCAGCTGAGTCTGTGCAAGAGCGGCTGCGAGGCCATCGTTGACACTGGAACGTCTCTGCTCACCGGCCCCTCGGAGGAGGTCAAGGCCCTGCAGAAGGCCATCGGAGCCATGCCGCTCATCCAGGGAGAG TACATGGTGAGCTGTGACAAGATCCCATCACTTCCCGTCATCACCTTCAACATCGGCGGGAAGCCCTTCAGCCTGAGCGGAGACCAGTACGTCCTGAAG GTCTCTCAGGCCGGAAAGACCATTTGTCTGAGCGGTTTCATGGCGCTGGACATTCCCGCCCCCGCCGGCCCCCTGTGGATCCTTGGAGACGTCTTTATTGGTCAGTACTACACCGTCTTCGACAGGGACAACAACAGGGTGGGATTCGCCAAGGCCAAGTGA
- the cdhr5a gene encoding cadherin-related family member 5: protein MELKWRKSKPVDVVGIVSLCFCAISLAERLCTVPPGPITVSENNTADVQLVEITSSGDVTLTVTINPDSLFYLKGNALMVKKGLDYETLSSTTLVVWVQCRRVGFRSVNESVEVLVENVNDNPPNFAQSHFVLEVNELAPINSTVGLVEATDVDSQPLFYRLESAMDKYFRLENINSPKILVKSILDYDVVQKVSLVLHVQDIFNGSASNKPFFTSVASITVHVKDVDNRPPWFQPCSRTNLGMAKLCVSGGYRGRVNLTEKEDGPLVLEPGPLFARDGDKNRSEQISYRILRGNEGNIFQIDEDTGNLTMTKAADIAGPITLTVLASQVTNRDQFAVTQVTIEVMKRSRNPPRFEKDRYEGFIYSNSVPESMILRDRSTYRPFRVRARDEDFASGLNPDVRYEVQYSSYVNVTLDGFVVLKRAVKTESFALQLRAVDATTGEFGTAALSVQVIPAVDIQSPSNIGYRPGDMALLGLVMAALLVLCLIVIGFLISRLWKGNDSTDKVCECLPCLKSEQPRTGHRDSLQYTNDGFQNEAEQNRGSSRRWNNAPPRRSTFPLSRGRIIPMERRSRLCSSCGVYSNHVPKGSPLTRRGIGDGDEYSARLSRAKQRRKEGQKTVWFKESKDSSDIEVEIIPDTVGRVEEETEEELEVEMEAVVRDPAAPLKESDGGQENENTEQREEQGDGNAVSEKESQEEA from the exons ATGGAACTGAAATGGAGAAAGAGCAAACCTGTAGATGTCGTCGGCATCGTGTCCCTCTGCTTCTGTGCGATTAGTCTGGCTGAGAGAC TTTGCACCGTTCCTCCGGGTCCCATCACAGTCTCGGAGAACAACACTGCCGACGTTCAGCTGGTCGAAATCACCTCCAGCGGTGATGTGACGCTGACGGTCACAATCAACCCCGACAGTTTGTTCTACCTGAAGGGAAACGCTCTGATGGTGAAGAAAGGACTCGATTATGAA ACTCTGTCCAGCACAACTCTGGTGGTGTGGGTGCAGTGCAGGAGAGTCGGCTTCAGATCT GTCAACGAGTCTGTCGAGGTTCTCGTGGAAAACGTGAACGACAACCCGCCGAATTTTGCCCAGAGCCACTTTGTCCTGGAGGTGAACGAG CTCGCTCCCATCAACTCCACGGTGGGACTGGTGGAGGCCACCGACGTTGATTCGCAGCCGCTGTTCTATCGTCtagagtccgcgatg GACAAATATTTCCGCTTGGAGAACATCAACAGTCCAAAGATTCTCGTTAAAAGCATCCTGGACTACGATGTGGTGCAGAAGGTCTCTCTGGTTCTACACGTGCAG GATATCTTCAACGGCTCCGCCTCCAACAAGCCCTTCTTCACCTCCGTGGCCTCCATCACAGTGCACGTCAAAGACGTGGACAACCGCCCCCCCTGGTTCCAGCCGTGTTCTCGGACCAACTTGGGGATGGCGAAACTGTGCGTGAGCGGCGGCTACAGAGGCCGAGTGAACCTCACGGAGAAGGAG GATGGACCGCTGGTGCTGGAGCCTGGGCCGCTGTTCGCCAGAGATGGAGACAAGAACAGGAGCGAGCAGATCAGCTACAGGATACTACGAG GAAACGAGGGAAACATTTTCCAGATTGACGAGGACACAGGAAACTTAACCATGACGAAAGCCGCAGACATCGCCGGTCCAATAACCCTCACCGTTCTG GCGTCACAGGTGACCAACAGGGATCAGTTCGCAGTCACTCAGGTGACGATcgaggtgatgaagaggagccgGAACCCTCCTCGCTTTGAGAAGGATCGATACGAGGGTTTCATCTACAGCAACTCTGTTCCTGAGAGCATGATCCTCAGAGACCGAAGCACCTACCGGCCCTTCCGGGTCCGAGCTCGGGACGAAGACTTTGCGAGC GGCCTGAATCCAGATGTGAGATACGAGGTCCAGTACAGCAGCTACGTCAACGTGACCCTGGACGGTTTCGTGGTCCTGAAGAGAGCTGTGAAGACGGAATCCTTCGCGCTCCAG CTCAGAGCCGTGGACGCAACAACGGGGGAGTTTGGAACGGCAGCGCTCTCTGTCCAGGTCATACCAG CTGTGGACATCCAGTCCCCCTCCAACATCGGGTACCGGCCGGGCGATATGGCGCTCCTGGGTCTGGTCATGGCCGCTCTGCTGGTCCTGTGTCTCATTGTGATCGGCTTCTTGATCTCCCGCCTCTGGAAGGGAAATGACAGCACGGACAAGGTGTGCGAG TGCCTGCCCTGCCTGAAGTCCGAGCAGCCCCGGACCGGCCACAGGGACTCCCTACAGTACACAAATGACGGCTTCCAGAACGAGGCCGAACAGAACCGAGGAAGCTCTCGGCGCTGGAACAACGCTCCCCCCAGACGGAGCACCTTCCCTCTGTCGCGAGGCCGCATCATCCCAATGGAGCGGCGCAGCCGCCTCTGTTCCTCTTGTGGCGTCTACTCCAACCACGTCCCCAAGGGGAGCCCTTTGACGAGGAGGGGCATCGGGGACGGAGACGAGTACAGCGCCAGGTTGAGCCGAGccaagcagaggaggaaggagggtcaGAAGACGGTGTGGTTCAAGGAGAGCAAGGACTCCTCCGACATCGAGGTGGAGATTATCCCAGACACTGTAGGccgggtggaggaggagactgaggaggagctggaggtggagatggaagCAGTTGTGAGAGACCCAGCAGCACCGCTGAAGGAGTCCGATGGAGGTCAGGAGAACGAGAACACCgagcaaagagaggagcagggcgATGGAAATGCTGTCTCGGAGAAGGAGAGTCAGGAGGAGGCCTGA